One Streptomyces mobaraensis NBRC 13819 = DSM 40847 DNA segment encodes these proteins:
- a CDS encoding SDR family NAD(P)-dependent oxidoreductase, giving the protein MSTPTNGDGRLDGAVVAVAGAAGPAGRAALLRLAEAGATVVAADADAARLAEAVDAARYAHGGATVIGDTVDLLDLDATRAWADRTEKEFGRVDGLVHLVGGWRGSATFAETDPADWELLEKLLIRTVQHTSLAFEGALNRSGNGRYVLVSAAGASKPTAGNAAYAAAKSAAEAWTLALGDAFRKAGGDDGPTAAATIVVIKALVHDAMRAERPNAKFAGFTDVKDLAEAIVGVWEKPASEVNGTRLWLTPHT; this is encoded by the coding sequence ATGAGCACTCCGACCAACGGCGACGGCCGGCTGGACGGCGCCGTCGTGGCGGTGGCGGGAGCGGCCGGCCCGGCCGGCCGCGCGGCCCTGCTGCGGCTGGCCGAGGCGGGGGCGACGGTCGTCGCCGCCGACGCGGACGCGGCCCGCCTCGCCGAGGCGGTGGACGCGGCCCGCTACGCCCACGGCGGCGCCACCGTCATCGGCGACACCGTCGACCTGCTCGACCTGGACGCCACCCGCGCCTGGGCCGACCGCACGGAGAAGGAGTTCGGTCGCGTCGACGGCCTGGTCCACCTGGTGGGCGGCTGGCGCGGCTCGGCCACCTTCGCCGAGACCGACCCCGCCGACTGGGAGCTGCTGGAGAAGCTGCTCATCCGTACGGTCCAGCACACCTCGCTGGCCTTCGAGGGCGCCCTCAACCGCAGCGGCAACGGCCGGTACGTGCTGGTCAGCGCCGCCGGCGCGAGCAAGCCCACCGCGGGCAACGCCGCGTACGCCGCCGCCAAGTCCGCCGCCGAGGCGTGGACGCTCGCCCTCGGGGACGCGTTCCGCAAGGCGGGCGGGGACGACGGACCGACGGCCGCCGCCACCATCGTGGTCATCAAGGCCCTGGTGCACGACGCCATGCGCGCCGAGCGCCCCAATGCCAAGTTCGCGGGCTTCACCGACGTCAAGGACCTCGCCGAGGCCATCGTCGGCGTCTGGGAGAAGCCCGCCTCCGAAGTGAACGGAACCCGTCTGTGGCTGACTCCCCACACGTGA